One genomic window of Anaerolineae bacterium includes the following:
- a CDS encoding GntR family transcriptional regulator — MNWKTRLRLSWADRQSWAEQIRDQLRTMIQSGQLEPGQRLPPVRELAQALGVHFNTVARAYRLLAQEGWIALRHGRGAYVRDAQPEPWAQEALEDLARRFVEQAAWFGFDAPAIREALEAALQQRFPMPSEPQTTQPRR, encoded by the coding sequence ATGAACTGGAAAACGCGTCTTCGCCTTTCCTGGGCCGACCGCCAGAGTTGGGCCGAGCAAATCCGCGACCAGTTGCGGACGATGATTCAGAGCGGCCAACTGGAGCCGGGGCAACGCCTTCCCCCGGTACGCGAACTGGCCCAGGCCCTGGGCGTCCATTTCAACACCGTGGCCCGGGCCTACCGCTTGCTGGCCCAGGAGGGATGGATCGCCTTACGCCACGGACGCGGCGCATATGTCCGCGACGCCCAGCCCGAGCCCTGGGCTCAAGAAGCCCTGGAGGACCTGGCCCGGCGCTTTGTCGAGCAGGCCGCCTGGTTCGGTTTCGACGCTCCGGCCATCCGAGAGGCCCTGGAAGCGGCCCTCCAGCAACGCTTTCCAATGCCCTCCGAACCTCAAACCACCCAACCCAGGAGGTGA
- a CDS encoding MFS transporter produces the protein MTFGFPPALRERRFVIFWLGLMVSVAGSRMQFWGLALALTGATDTVSMVIRNTIRQLQTPDELRGRMTSINQIFFVDGPQPGELEAGLAAQMLGAPLAVVTDGLGCILAVGWIAKRWPQLLRYNGDEPILAGAG, from the coding sequence ATGACCTTTGGCTTTCCTCCCGCTTTGCGCGAACGCCGCTTTGTCATCTTTTGGCTGGGCCTGATGGTCTCCGTGGCCGGGTCCCGAATGCAGTTCTGGGGCCTGGCGCTGGCCCTCACCGGGGCCACCGACACCGTCAGCATGGTCATCCGCAACACCATCCGTCAGTTGCAAACCCCCGACGAACTGCGTGGGCGCATGACCAGCATCAACCAGATCTTCTTCGTCGACGGGCCGCAACCGGGGGAACTGGAAGCCGGGCTGGCGGCCCAGATGTTGGGCGCGCCCCTGGCTGTGGTGACCGACGGCCTGGGCTGCATCCTCGCCGTGGGCTGGATCGCCAAACGCTGGCCGCAACTGCTGCGCTACAACGGCGACGAGCCCATCCTGGCCGGGGCGGGGTAA
- a CDS encoding NAD+ synthase, producing MAPEINLKINTNLARRILTGFIRSEITRVGLSRAIVGLSGGVDSALVCFLAAEALGPENVLAVRMPYRTSSQASLDHAQLVIEATGVHALTVDITPMVEPYFERFPEMDKRRRGNMMARARMMVLYDQSAAFGGLVVGTGNKTEILLGYSTLYGDSAYAINPIGDLYKTQVWQLAEAMEVPEVIVRKPPTADLWQGQTDEAELGFTYREVDRLLYLLVDKRYTPEECIEAGFTPDFVHAVVERVRRNHFKRLMPPIAKLSNRTIGYDFLYLRDWGT from the coding sequence ATGGCCCCCGAAATCAACCTAAAGATCAACACCAACCTGGCCCGGCGCATTCTCACCGGGTTCATCCGCAGCGAGATCACCCGCGTTGGCCTTTCGCGGGCCATTGTGGGCCTTTCGGGCGGTGTGGACTCGGCCCTGGTGTGCTTTTTGGCCGCCGAGGCCCTGGGCCCTGAGAACGTGCTCGCCGTGCGGATGCCCTACCGCACCTCCTCTCAAGCCTCCCTCGATCACGCCCAACTGGTCATTGAGGCCACCGGTGTGCACGCGCTGACAGTGGACATCACGCCCATGGTAGAACCGTACTTCGAGCGCTTCCCCGAGATGGACAAACGCCGACGGGGCAACATGATGGCCCGCGCGCGGATGATGGTGCTTTATGACCAGTCGGCAGCCTTCGGCGGCCTGGTCGTGGGTACGGGCAACAAGACCGAAATCCTGTTGGGTTACTCCACGCTTTACGGCGACTCGGCCTACGCCATCAACCCCATCGGCGACCTGTACAAGACCCAGGTGTGGCAACTGGCCGAGGCCATGGAGGTGCCCGAGGTCATCGTGCGCAAGCCCCCCACCGCCGATTTGTGGCAGGGGCAAACTGACGAGGCCGAACTGGGCTTTACCTACCGCGAGGTGGACCGTCTGCTTTACCTGCTGGTGGACAAGCGCTACACCCCCGAGGAGTGCATCGAGGCAGGTTTCACACCGGACTTCGTCCACGCCGTGGTGGAACGGGTGCGGCGCAATCACTTCAAGCGGCTGATGCCCCCCATCGCCAAACTGAGCAACCGCACCATCGGTTACGACTTCCTTTACTTGAGGGACTGGGGGACTTGA
- a CDS encoding carbon-nitrogen hydrolase, whose product MKFTLALAQIATKLGDVEANLEKHLAYIREAQAQGADLIVFPELSLTGYVVQDLAPWVARRPTGEDPIFGPLLEASRRLDMVVGFVDEDPRSRFYIAAAYLSGGQVVHVHHKVYLPTYGLFDEGRFFAWGDAVRAFDTRFGRMGILICEDFWHASPPYLLWLDGADVLLFTSASPGRGLTEAPQLESARWVEHINRAYASLFTVFVAHSNRVGFEDGLNFWGGSTVFAPDGSLLTQASYFEEALMLQEVDLRELHRVRARLPLLRDERTALMQRELERILAQHGTRR is encoded by the coding sequence ATGAAATTCACCCTGGCTCTGGCGCAAATCGCCACCAAACTGGGGGACGTGGAAGCCAATCTGGAGAAACACCTGGCCTACATCCGTGAGGCCCAAGCCCAGGGGGCCGACTTGATCGTGTTCCCCGAACTGTCGCTGACCGGCTATGTGGTGCAGGACCTGGCCCCCTGGGTGGCCCGCCGCCCCACAGGCGAAGACCCCATTTTCGGGCCCCTGCTGGAAGCCAGTCGGCGGCTGGACATGGTGGTGGGCTTCGTGGACGAAGATCCGCGAAGCCGCTTTTACATTGCCGCCGCCTATCTCTCCGGGGGGCAGGTGGTGCATGTGCACCACAAGGTGTATCTGCCCACCTACGGCCTGTTCGACGAAGGGCGTTTCTTTGCCTGGGGCGACGCGGTGCGGGCCTTTGATACGCGCTTCGGGCGCATGGGCATCCTGATTTGTGAGGACTTCTGGCACGCCTCGCCGCCCTACCTCCTCTGGCTAGACGGCGCCGATGTGTTGCTCTTCACCTCGGCCTCGCCAGGCCGCGGCCTGACCGAGGCCCCGCAACTGGAATCGGCCCGCTGGGTGGAACACATCAACCGCGCCTACGCCAGCCTGTTCACCGTGTTCGTGGCCCATAGCAACCGCGTGGGCTTTGAGGACGGGCTGAACTTCTGGGGCGGCTCCACCGTGTTTGCACCCGACGGGAGTTTGCTGACCCAGGCTTCCTACTTCGAGGAGGCGCTGATGCTGCAAGAAGTGGATTTGCGCGAACTGCACCGCGTGCGGGCACGGCTACCCCTCCTGCGCGATGAACGCACCGCGTTGATGCAGCGGGAACTGGAACGCATCCTGGCCCAGCACGGCACCCGGAGGTAA